The Vicia villosa cultivar HV-30 ecotype Madison, WI linkage group LG1, Vvil1.0, whole genome shotgun sequence genome includes a region encoding these proteins:
- the LOC131657540 gene encoding uncharacterized protein LOC131657540 produces the protein MTYFNDFIEIMDLEDLLTGHQKFSWSRGYCGVMSIIDRFLLSSGFVALLSTVSQEIGAKDVSDHSPIWINCNSLNWDLKPFRTLNGWLDHPSFVEFVDKEWKNLKFTGTASFVLKEKLKHLKSSLRRWNEEVFGWVDLKLEDVVKKINVCDDKFVSIHGADGALGLSNMDGEVDAMSHERSEATCSFWNNFRRRESLLRQKSRIKWCKEGYLNTRFFHNLLKDRNMKNYIGSVETISGRVLDVKGVKEEVKRLFEVKYSELPFCSPTLEVSSFYSALSD, from the coding sequence ATGACATATTTCAATGACTTTATTGAGATTATGGATTTGGAGGATTTACTAACTGGTCATCAAAAATTTTCATGGAGTAGAGGTTATTGTGGTGTTATGAGCATAATTGACAGATTTCTTCTGTCAAGTGGCTTCGTAGCTCTTTTATCTACTGTCAGTCAAGAAATTGGAGCTAAGGATGTCTCAGACCATAGTCCAATTTGGATCAATTGCAATAGTCTTAATTGGGACCTAAAGCCTTTTAGAACTCTCAATGGCTGGTTGGATCATCCGAGTTTTGTTGAGTTTGTAGACAAGGAATGGAAGAACTTGAAGTTTACAGGTACTGCATCATTTGTCTTAAAGGAAAAGTTGAAACACTTAAAGTCTAGTCTTAGAAGGTGGAATGAGGAGGTCTTTGGATGGGTAGATCTTAAATTGGAGGATGTTGTTAAGAAAATAAATGTGTGTGATGATAAGTTTGTGTCTATTCATGGAGCGGATGGGGCTTTGGGGTTGTCGAACATGGATGGGGAGGTCGACGCAATGTCACATGAGAGATCAGAGGCAACTTGTTCCTTTTGGAATAATTTTCGAAGAAGGGAAAGTTTACTAAGGCAAAAATCAAGAATTAAGTGGTGCAAAGAAGGATACTTGAACACGAGATTCTTCCACAatttgttgaaggatagaaataTGAAAAATTACATTGGGAGCGTCGAAACAATTTCAGGTAGGGTGTTGGATGTAAAAGGCGTAAAAGAAGAAGTAAAGAGGTTATTTGAAGTGAAATACAGTGAGTTACCGTTTTGCAGTCCAACGTTGGAGGTTTCTTCATTTTACTCAGCTCTCTCAGATTGA